In Bythopirellula goksoeyrii, a single window of DNA contains:
- a CDS encoding GspE/PulE family protein: MSAITVADQNKDQIEQYTVPLGVSSDDPALSPLASRGPLGQRLVSADLIGEEELESALRHQSENGHKLGESLLELGFASEEQLLPFVETQIGAVGVRLREGILDPVAVQVIPRPLAEQLGVLALFKVRNQLVVAMDDPSNLDTIDCIEKVTGLDVRPVFAFRASIKRILQRAYEEGFHVDTVTADMDESAVELQLDSADMDVASVHNLVEGSPVINLVNYLILQAIRKQASDIHIEPSRKFGTVRFRIDGQLIEMLRPRRDIFPAIVSRIKVMAKLDIAEQRTPQDGRCQVVADGKEVDLRISTLPTVLGEKIVIRVLDKDRLTFNLDRLGIPDRVLGMVKELLKKPYGLVLVTGPTGSGKTTTLYSALELIKSVHHNIVTVEDPVEYQIELVNQVQVDAGRNVSFATALRSILRQDPDVIMVGEIRDAETAKVAVQAALTGHLVLSTLHTNDSISAITRMTDMGIEGYKLAAALQGVIAQRLVRTICPNCRSSYYPSAEYLNALHYQGEKRRSFSRGLGCRDCFDTGFQGRIGIYEVLPAEGELRRLIGEGATLESVRQWFQSRGFPSLLQCGLGLAEKETTSLEEVARVAFVE, encoded by the coding sequence ATGAGCGCTATCACGGTTGCAGATCAAAACAAGGATCAAATCGAACAGTACACCGTACCATTGGGTGTCTCTTCTGACGATCCGGCGTTAAGCCCCCTGGCCAGTCGAGGTCCGCTCGGACAACGACTTGTCAGCGCGGACCTGATCGGTGAAGAGGAACTTGAATCGGCCCTGCGCCATCAGTCAGAAAACGGCCATAAATTAGGCGAGTCTCTTCTGGAATTGGGATTTGCCAGCGAAGAACAGCTTTTACCGTTTGTCGAAACGCAAATTGGTGCAGTTGGAGTACGGCTTCGCGAAGGCATTCTCGATCCAGTGGCCGTCCAAGTCATCCCCCGTCCGTTGGCCGAGCAATTGGGAGTATTGGCCCTGTTCAAGGTTCGTAACCAACTTGTCGTGGCCATGGACGACCCCTCAAATCTGGATACTATCGACTGCATTGAAAAAGTCACGGGGCTAGACGTTCGACCGGTCTTTGCCTTTCGCGCTTCGATCAAGCGAATTTTGCAACGCGCCTACGAAGAAGGATTTCATGTCGACACGGTGACCGCTGACATGGATGAATCAGCAGTGGAGCTCCAGCTCGACAGCGCAGATATGGATGTGGCTTCGGTTCATAACCTCGTGGAGGGAAGTCCTGTCATCAATCTGGTCAACTACCTGATACTGCAGGCAATCCGCAAGCAAGCTAGTGATATTCACATTGAACCTAGCAGAAAGTTTGGCACCGTTCGATTTAGAATTGATGGACAACTAATCGAGATGTTGCGACCTCGCCGTGACATTTTTCCGGCGATCGTCTCTAGAATCAAAGTGATGGCCAAGCTCGATATTGCCGAGCAACGCACTCCGCAAGATGGCCGCTGTCAGGTTGTCGCTGATGGAAAAGAAGTGGACCTACGTATTTCGACTTTGCCAACAGTGCTTGGTGAGAAGATAGTAATTCGTGTGCTCGACAAGGATCGACTCACGTTCAATCTTGACCGACTTGGCATTCCAGACAGAGTGCTGGGAATGGTCAAAGAACTGCTGAAGAAGCCATACGGTTTGGTATTGGTGACTGGACCCACGGGTAGTGGAAAGACAACGACGCTGTATTCCGCATTAGAACTCATCAAGTCAGTTCACCACAACATTGTCACCGTCGAAGACCCTGTCGAATATCAGATTGAGTTGGTCAATCAGGTGCAGGTGGATGCCGGAAGAAATGTTAGTTTTGCTACCGCCTTGCGATCCATCTTGCGACAAGACCCGGATGTGATCATGGTCGGTGAAATCCGTGATGCCGAAACCGCCAAGGTTGCAGTTCAAGCTGCACTTACCGGCCATCTCGTGTTAAGCACGCTACATACGAACGACAGTATCAGTGCCATCACAAGAATGACCGACATGGGAATCGAAGGTTACAAACTTGCCGCGGCGTTGCAAGGAGTTATTGCCCAAAGACTGGTACGCACAATCTGCCCCAACTGTCGAAGCTCTTACTATCCGAGCGCAGAGTATCTCAATGCCTTGCACTACCAGGGAGAGAAACGACGCAGTTTCTCTCGTGGCCTTGGCTGCCGCGATTGTTTTGACACCGGATTCCAGGGGCGTATCGGTATCTACGAAGTTCTTCCGGCCGAAGGAGAACTGCGTCGACTCATTGGAGAGGGAGCCACACTCGAATCCGTGCGGCAATGGTTTCAAAGTAGGGGTTTTCCCAGTCTCTTGCAGTGTGGACTAGGGCTTGCAGAGAAAGAAACGACTAGCTTGGAAGAGGTTGCTCGCGTTGCATTTGTTGAGTGA
- a CDS encoding LptF/LptG family permease: protein MTIIDRYVLRQFVQIFLICFLSLGGLYVVIDAFQHLDSFSSYASEKGSLLGAISEYYAYQAFDLFDRTAGILAMIAAMFTVTWMQRHQELTAIMAAGISKFRAIRPIMIAAIMVSFLGMLNRELVIPQVRHELTRDTKDLSGSEQRDLEQRLDWQTEIVLGGEKTVAKEQRIVNPNFVLPDSLSKYGMRLVAENGYYLASTEDHPAGYLLDEVSIPKNIDKVSSLRSEGRALIVTHKDATWLKPGQAFVVSNVPFELLANGSSWRHYASIGEMLRELNEPSTEPRSDLRVAVHTRILQPFMDTTMLMLGLPLMFSRRNRNVFVSIGICLAAGIAFSMVTLVCQSLGGLSLLRPTLAAWLPLLLFVPVAVALGHSFRT from the coding sequence ATGACCATAATTGATCGCTATGTCCTGCGGCAGTTCGTGCAAATTTTTCTGATTTGCTTTCTCAGCCTGGGCGGCTTGTACGTTGTCATCGATGCCTTTCAACACCTCGATAGTTTTTCTTCCTACGCGTCTGAAAAAGGGAGTCTGCTCGGGGCCATCAGTGAGTACTATGCCTATCAGGCTTTTGACCTCTTTGATCGCACTGCTGGAATCCTGGCGATGATTGCAGCGATGTTTACTGTTACCTGGATGCAACGCCATCAGGAACTAACGGCAATCATGGCAGCAGGGATTTCCAAATTCCGCGCGATTCGACCGATCATGATTGCGGCGATCATGGTAAGCTTCTTAGGAATGTTGAACCGCGAGTTGGTGATCCCTCAGGTAAGGCATGAGCTGACTCGTGATACCAAGGACTTGAGTGGTAGTGAGCAACGCGACCTAGAGCAGCGTCTCGATTGGCAAACAGAAATCGTTCTTGGGGGTGAGAAGACAGTCGCCAAGGAACAGAGGATCGTCAATCCAAACTTCGTTTTGCCTGACTCACTATCCAAGTACGGCATGCGATTGGTCGCCGAGAACGGCTACTATTTGGCCAGTACCGAGGACCACCCTGCCGGGTATTTGCTTGATGAAGTTAGCATTCCTAAGAATATCGACAAAGTCTCTTCACTGCGCAGCGAAGGACGAGCGCTGATTGTCACTCACAAGGATGCCACTTGGCTAAAGCCTGGGCAGGCTTTTGTCGTTTCGAATGTTCCTTTCGAACTTCTCGCCAACGGATCGTCTTGGAGACACTATGCTTCGATCGGCGAGATGCTCCGTGAACTGAACGAACCGAGCACCGAACCTAGGAGCGATCTTCGCGTCGCAGTTCACACGCGCATCTTGCAGCCCTTTATGGATACGACCATGCTTATGCTCGGGCTGCCGCTGATGTTCTCGCGGCGGAATCGAAACGTGTTCGTCTCGATCGGTATTTGCCTGGCAGCGGGAATTGCTTTCTCGATGGTGACACTGGTCTGTCAATCGCTGGGGGGATTGAGCTTGCTGAGGCCTACCCTCGCTGCCTGGCTTCCCCTATTGCTGTTTGTGCCAGTAGCGGTTGCCTTAGGCCATTCATTCCGCACATAA
- a CDS encoding DUF502 domain-containing protein, with the protein MESNPQPTEKPIKPLDPFRRAVLRGLGVLLPPLLTIVIFLWVGNTVNTYLLEPMESGTRQLLTRHFRGDIRTRKEVTELDIRDGQVANAMRPYQPMADDLLVPSSYYDYVEEHGGKPVPQNADGLIRDYVNHRFLSPYIVIPTFLCVFILLLYSLGKFLAAGVGRIFWIQIERVIHRLPLVRNVYSSVKQVTDFMFSEPQLDYTRVVAVEYPRKGIWTVAFMTGESLLDIRGAANEPVVSVLIPTSPMPFTGFTVTVKKSETVDLNITMEQAFQFVVSCGVVVPPQQLAEALAERELRSQARLADPGGL; encoded by the coding sequence ATGGAATCCAACCCTCAGCCGACTGAAAAACCGATCAAGCCTCTCGACCCATTCCGCCGGGCCGTGCTGAGGGGACTTGGTGTGCTGCTGCCACCACTGTTGACCATCGTCATTTTCTTGTGGGTGGGCAACACCGTTAACACCTACTTGCTTGAGCCGATGGAATCGGGCACGCGCCAGTTGCTGACTCGCCATTTCCGGGGTGACATTCGTACTCGCAAGGAGGTGACAGAACTCGACATACGCGATGGCCAGGTCGCCAACGCAATGCGCCCCTACCAGCCGATGGCCGACGATCTGCTGGTTCCCTCGAGTTACTACGACTATGTCGAGGAACACGGCGGTAAACCAGTTCCTCAAAATGCTGATGGACTGATTCGCGATTATGTGAATCATCGTTTTCTGTCGCCCTACATCGTGATCCCCACGTTTCTTTGCGTGTTTATTCTTCTCCTGTATTCACTGGGAAAATTCCTGGCGGCAGGTGTTGGACGTATCTTTTGGATTCAAATCGAACGGGTCATTCATCGACTTCCCCTTGTGCGGAATGTGTATTCGTCCGTCAAGCAGGTGACCGACTTCATGTTCAGCGAACCTCAGCTTGATTACACACGCGTAGTAGCTGTTGAATACCCACGTAAAGGAATCTGGACTGTGGCATTTATGACGGGTGAGAGTCTGCTCGATATCCGCGGTGCTGCCAACGAGCCCGTGGTCTCGGTATTGATCCCTACCTCCCCGATGCCATTCACCGGCTTTACCGTAACGGTGAAGAAAAGCGAGACGGTTGATCTGAATATCACGATGGAACAAGCGTTCCAATTCGTCGTGAGTTGTGGCGTGGTTGTGCCGCCGCAACAACTCGCCGAAGCGCTGGCCGAGCGGGAACTTCGCAGCCAGGCGCGGCTTGCCGACCCCGGTGGTCTGTAA
- a CDS encoding type II secretion system F family protein, whose protein sequence is MRSGLESADLTSWKTSAQSSGKKSTRRHKSVRLQHVAEFTAQLSIMLKSGIDVSTALGSLAAQSKKTPLADVLLRVHQSVLAGTTLSESLRRHGSVFDPAFVATVAAGEASGSLAEVLVQLSQMQRNELRNRRTMRALMTYPILLVAVSTSVVTGLVIFVLPRFSGIFAQYDVALPIVTQMLISIADELRGHWWLWSPLALSLLGGGLVWRRTEKGRQTLDSMWVNTAVICDVTRARFTGRICRLIGMMLSNGVPILETLRLTREAVENSLYRSLLAKLEDSVVNGRNLANVLQTAEIVPISARDMLATAESTGNVAEVSKLLGDYYEEEAEAKMRQLVGLIEPALTVGMGAVIAVVVLAVMLPVFDLSSLASSKH, encoded by the coding sequence ATGCGATCCGGACTAGAAAGTGCGGATCTTACCAGTTGGAAAACTTCTGCCCAGTCCAGTGGAAAGAAGTCAACGAGGCGTCATAAATCTGTTCGTTTACAGCATGTTGCCGAGTTTACTGCTCAGCTTTCAATCATGCTGAAATCGGGAATCGATGTCTCGACAGCACTAGGTTCTCTGGCGGCGCAAAGTAAAAAAACTCCCCTGGCTGATGTACTGCTCCGTGTGCATCAGTCGGTCTTGGCCGGTACCACCCTCTCTGAATCACTCCGCCGACATGGATCGGTCTTTGATCCTGCGTTCGTCGCCACGGTTGCCGCTGGAGAAGCATCAGGATCTTTGGCCGAAGTATTGGTCCAACTATCTCAGATGCAGCGAAACGAGTTGCGGAACCGTCGCACGATGCGCGCTCTAATGACCTATCCAATACTCTTGGTGGCCGTTTCTACCTCGGTAGTCACAGGGCTTGTGATCTTTGTGCTGCCTCGGTTCTCAGGTATCTTCGCCCAATACGACGTGGCCTTGCCAATTGTCACTCAGATGTTGATATCCATTGCCGATGAATTGCGCGGCCATTGGTGGCTTTGGTCGCCTCTTGCTTTGTCCCTCTTGGGTGGTGGCCTCGTGTGGCGCAGGACCGAAAAAGGGAGACAAACACTCGATTCAATGTGGGTGAATACAGCTGTTATTTGCGATGTCACCCGCGCTCGGTTCACAGGAAGGATTTGCCGGCTGATAGGCATGATGCTTTCCAATGGTGTACCAATTCTGGAAACACTGAGGTTGACTCGCGAGGCGGTTGAAAACTCGTTGTATCGGTCTCTTTTGGCAAAACTCGAAGACTCTGTTGTAAACGGACGCAATCTAGCGAATGTCTTGCAGACCGCCGAGATTGTGCCGATTTCCGCCCGTGACATGCTTGCTACTGCTGAGAGCACAGGAAATGTTGCCGAAGTCAGCAAACTCCTGGGCGATTACTACGAAGAAGAGGCCGAAGCGAAAATGCGGCAACTCGTGGGTTTGATCGAGCCAGCCCTTACGGTGGGAATGGGGGCCGTGATCGCAGTAGTCGTCCTGGCAGTCATGCTGCCCGTTTTCGATTTATCCAGTCTCGCCAGCAGCAAACACTAA
- a CDS encoding peptidylprolyl isomerase — translation MKLATITTNRGDIRIELHEDKTPKTVANFEKLAGDGFYDGLKFHRVIDDFMVQGGCPQGTGSGGPGYKFEDEFHADLKHDGPGVLSMANSGPNSNGSQFFITHVATPWLDGKHSVFGHVLDDGQEVVNAIKQGDTIEKVVISDE, via the coding sequence ATGAAACTTGCCACAATCACTACCAATCGAGGCGATATCCGCATCGAACTGCACGAAGACAAGACACCCAAGACTGTGGCTAATTTTGAAAAGCTCGCTGGCGACGGTTTCTACGATGGGCTCAAATTCCATCGTGTGATCGACGACTTCATGGTGCAAGGTGGTTGCCCACAAGGCACCGGATCGGGAGGCCCAGGCTACAAGTTCGAGGATGAGTTTCACGCTGACCTAAAGCACGACGGGCCAGGTGTATTGTCGATGGCTAATTCCGGTCCTAACTCGAACGGTTCCCAGTTCTTTATCACCCACGTCGCCACTCCGTGGCTTGATGGCAAGCACTCCGTGTTTGGTCATGTGTTGGATGATGGACAAGAAGTCGTAAATGCCATCAAGCAAGGCGACACGATCGAGAAGGTTGTCATTAGCGACGAGTGA
- a CDS encoding type IV pilus biogenesis protein PilM, which yields MFRQQKHGWIGIDIGSATVKVAQLARNGDTLRVVARAIVPRSLPVTTEERETELEPLWSASGEIGAAVALANGLRGRKAASTMPMGLCDLHHIDRLDEFSEDLDSVVRHAVESATQSSADHLQFDIWPAESHDGLNQPLRWNVLAVARPWSDQIYSDVVNNGFACQQIDGLPHTLTRAIDMGLSSERTLPVSALDWGYSQATFCIVHEGRPVYARVLKDCGLDRVIRSVSDGLDIRPEQTYGLLQQYGLSGLNSSGTDEKATLVAELIKEPLLQLENELSRTLSYVTSLRRSIKPQQLYLFGGGGLIKQLSNYLTRQLQIESRVWQLNPLPSNEHASEPEGHCLFGPALALSALAWEEA from the coding sequence ATGTTTCGCCAACAAAAACACGGCTGGATCGGAATCGACATTGGCAGTGCCACTGTGAAGGTCGCGCAATTGGCCCGAAACGGTGATACGCTGCGTGTGGTCGCACGAGCGATTGTGCCGAGATCGTTGCCAGTTACCACTGAAGAGCGCGAGACCGAATTAGAACCTTTATGGTCGGCTTCTGGTGAGATCGGCGCAGCAGTAGCTTTGGCCAATGGACTTCGGGGACGCAAAGCCGCTTCCACGATGCCAATGGGACTTTGTGACCTGCATCATATAGACAGATTAGATGAGTTTTCTGAGGATCTTGATTCTGTCGTACGCCACGCTGTCGAATCCGCCACTCAATCTTCTGCAGACCACCTACAATTCGACATTTGGCCCGCTGAATCGCACGATGGCTTGAACCAGCCCTTGCGATGGAATGTGCTGGCAGTTGCACGCCCCTGGTCTGACCAAATTTATTCTGATGTGGTGAATAATGGCTTTGCCTGCCAACAAATCGATGGGCTCCCTCACACCCTAACGCGCGCAATCGATATGGGTCTCTCATCTGAACGCACGTTGCCAGTGTCGGCACTAGACTGGGGCTATAGCCAGGCTACTTTCTGTATTGTGCATGAAGGACGGCCAGTCTATGCAAGAGTTCTCAAAGACTGCGGTCTAGATCGAGTGATACGCTCCGTTTCCGATGGACTTGATATTCGTCCTGAGCAGACTTATGGTTTGTTGCAACAATATGGTCTCTCTGGACTGAACTCATCCGGCACCGATGAGAAGGCTACGCTTGTGGCGGAACTGATCAAGGAGCCTCTTCTTCAGTTGGAAAACGAACTTTCACGCACACTCTCTTATGTGACTAGCTTGCGTCGCTCGATCAAGCCACAGCAACTCTACCTATTCGGAGGAGGTGGACTGATTAAGCAGTTGTCGAACTACTTGACTCGCCAACTTCAAATTGAATCTCGTGTTTGGCAGTTAAATCCTCTGCCATCAAATGAACATGCTTCCGAGCCTGAAGGCCATTGCCTCTTTGGCCCAGCACTCGCTCTATCGGCATTGGCCTGGGAGGAAGCATGA
- a CDS encoding type II secretion system protein GspD yields MSRNMMLGGAKSDIELGRRAWGLVVFWLMSILISAPSLGQSLSNVSELTVQSKFQRTTGGQFEPPSNENEQEVPAAPAPTELTSPWKSVGLEALRQAVGAVKAEVGSDTLPTPPNEPESVPPRQHRIPLGEVPAQNIQVQEDAGLISLMVRDAPLRQVIALVAETQKLNIVFASPAEVPVTASFDRMPWEQVMEALLAISGHTWNMNEGIIYVTNIEAADFVSPQASGRVVEVFELDFASAVDVDNTVKGLLSPAGNSWLVETSSEDNRRTREVVAVFDYPANVARISDYICQMDQPPRQVLIEANILQVELKNDCKSGINFEQISSFHGNELGLGFLSAGLSNPAGTVNGPAGSSTSFLTVNGAALNGFLELLQTTLDAKTLASPKILSVSGQLSRIQIGDQLGYSTVTTNVNQTTQQNIQFLETGVILTVIPRITRDGRVMMKVKPEVSAGQVNPNTQVPDAQTTNVESNILLNDGQGMVLGGLIQEEDIITENKLPWFGDLPYVGILFQNRQTKRERKEIIVTLIPHVLPYNPVIASRESHDYMRTQDRLVTGPLVRVPRPYEAKLYDTFLNPRRPLATIHASHHGVPMESMDFVALPPVDEVWDYEFCPEPEDAAEISFPEQPTPEIIYQQ; encoded by the coding sequence TTGAGTAGGAATATGATGTTGGGGGGAGCAAAGAGCGACATCGAATTAGGCCGTCGGGCTTGGGGTCTGGTCGTCTTTTGGCTGATGTCCATCTTGATCTCCGCTCCTTCTTTGGGGCAATCGCTTTCGAACGTTAGCGAACTCACCGTTCAAAGCAAGTTCCAACGTACAACGGGCGGCCAGTTTGAGCCTCCGTCAAATGAAAATGAGCAGGAAGTTCCAGCAGCTCCAGCACCAACAGAACTTACTTCCCCATGGAAATCTGTAGGTCTAGAGGCCCTTCGCCAGGCTGTCGGAGCAGTCAAGGCTGAAGTCGGGAGTGATACGCTCCCTACACCACCAAACGAACCTGAGTCTGTTCCACCGCGGCAACACAGAATACCCCTTGGCGAAGTTCCTGCACAGAACATCCAAGTCCAGGAAGATGCTGGCTTGATCTCACTTATGGTTCGCGACGCCCCATTGCGACAAGTGATCGCACTGGTGGCCGAAACGCAAAAACTGAACATCGTGTTCGCTTCCCCAGCCGAAGTGCCAGTCACGGCATCTTTTGATCGCATGCCGTGGGAGCAGGTGATGGAAGCACTTCTGGCCATTTCAGGTCACACATGGAACATGAATGAAGGGATTATCTACGTTACAAATATCGAGGCTGCCGATTTTGTTTCACCTCAAGCGAGTGGCCGTGTTGTAGAAGTTTTTGAACTGGACTTCGCATCTGCAGTGGATGTCGACAATACCGTGAAGGGACTCTTGTCTCCTGCGGGAAATAGCTGGCTCGTAGAAACCAGCTCTGAGGACAATCGTCGAACTCGTGAAGTGGTCGCGGTTTTTGATTACCCGGCAAATGTCGCCCGGATCAGCGACTACATTTGTCAGATGGATCAGCCTCCTCGACAAGTGCTCATTGAAGCTAACATTTTGCAAGTCGAACTCAAAAACGATTGCAAGAGCGGTATCAATTTTGAACAGATTTCAAGCTTTCATGGCAATGAACTAGGTCTTGGATTTCTGTCGGCCGGTTTGTCGAATCCAGCCGGCACAGTCAATGGTCCCGCTGGAAGCTCAACCTCGTTTCTTACCGTCAATGGAGCAGCGCTCAATGGATTTCTTGAACTACTACAGACCACGCTCGACGCCAAAACACTTGCTTCTCCTAAAATCCTTTCGGTAAGTGGTCAGTTGTCAAGAATTCAGATCGGCGATCAATTAGGTTACTCGACGGTTACTACGAATGTGAACCAGACGACCCAACAAAATATCCAATTCCTTGAAACCGGTGTGATATTGACCGTTATTCCGCGCATCACTCGCGACGGGCGAGTCATGATGAAGGTCAAACCTGAGGTGTCCGCGGGACAAGTCAATCCGAATACGCAGGTGCCAGATGCTCAGACGACGAACGTCGAAAGCAACATTCTGCTGAACGATGGGCAGGGAATGGTCCTCGGTGGATTGATACAAGAGGAAGACATAATTACTGAAAACAAGCTTCCCTGGTTTGGGGACTTACCTTACGTCGGCATCTTGTTTCAAAACCGCCAAACGAAGAGGGAGCGCAAGGAGATCATTGTCACCTTGATACCTCATGTCCTTCCGTACAACCCCGTTATTGCATCGCGTGAATCCCATGATTACATGCGCACTCAAGATCGATTAGTAACCGGCCCTCTGGTGCGTGTGCCACGGCCTTATGAGGCGAAGCTCTATGACACGTTCTTGAATCCCCGCCGCCCACTGGCCACGATTCATGCCAGCCATCATGGCGTACCCATGGAATCTATGGACTTTGTTGCCTTGCCTCCTGTCGATGAAGTATGGGACTATGAATTCTGCCCTGAACCAGAAGACGCAGCAGAAATCAGCTTCCCCGAGCAACCCACGCCAGAGATCATTTACCAGCAGTAG
- the pilO gene encoding type 4a pilus biogenesis protein PilO — MVVASVGAYIALVTRPLNAQMDQGTFRVEQLKELLDRSPQVRLAYSKNKEEFRSLKESVEETLLRLPKELEEMEFIGQINSVAQTSGIEIVGYQMGPVEQLESYSRAEITFQCSGSFASICMFLDKVDHLPRLTEVSRLEIESEQNLERYPVQVNFVLYFGGTSHDRSMRGEDL; from the coding sequence TTGGTTGTCGCTTCGGTAGGTGCTTATATTGCACTTGTCACCCGACCGCTAAATGCGCAGATGGATCAGGGTACGTTTAGAGTTGAACAGCTCAAGGAACTCCTCGACCGATCACCTCAAGTTCGTCTTGCCTATAGCAAGAATAAAGAGGAGTTTCGCTCTCTGAAAGAGTCAGTAGAGGAAACTCTACTTCGATTGCCCAAGGAATTGGAAGAAATGGAGTTTATTGGCCAAATCAATTCCGTTGCCCAAACCTCAGGGATAGAAATCGTGGGCTACCAGATGGGGCCGGTAGAGCAGCTGGAAAGCTATTCGAGAGCTGAGATTACGTTTCAATGCAGCGGTAGCTTTGCAAGCATCTGTATGTTCCTCGATAAAGTTGACCATCTCCCCAGGCTTACGGAAGTTTCCCGGCTGGAGATCGAATCCGAACAGAATTTGGAAAGGTATCCGGTTCAGGTAAATTTTGTCTTGTATTTTGGGGGTACATCCCACGATAGAAGTATGAGAGGGGAAGACTTATGA
- a CDS encoding ComF family protein — protein MQLSTTNWLHRLGYRSLDLLFPPSCLSCEAEIDQTSLDDTLCSDCRDELLASPGPVCQRCGARVPEVSGAALTCPRCEADKVHFDATLSLGPYDGLLRDLILRMKNDRSEQVGRMFARLILEKRGDDLQQMSIDCVVPIPMAPWRRLVRGTNPPEVIGRQIAAKMGRSHFPHLLRCRRNSLPQHGLSRPGRFRNVRGQLHVARGYSLESPHILLVDDVLTTGATCSEAARILKKQGASRVTVLVVGRTSDA, from the coding sequence ATGCAACTCTCGACTACAAACTGGCTGCACCGACTGGGTTACCGATCGCTGGATCTACTGTTCCCGCCGAGTTGTCTTAGTTGTGAAGCGGAAATCGACCAGACCTCATTAGACGACACACTCTGTTCGGACTGCCGTGACGAGCTATTGGCCTCCCCTGGTCCTGTCTGCCAGCGATGCGGGGCTAGGGTTCCCGAGGTCTCTGGCGCAGCTTTAACTTGCCCGCGTTGTGAAGCAGACAAAGTCCATTTTGATGCCACACTCTCTCTGGGGCCGTACGACGGGCTACTTCGAGATTTAATCCTGCGAATGAAGAATGACCGGAGCGAACAAGTGGGGCGTATGTTTGCCCGCCTGATTTTGGAGAAAAGGGGTGACGATCTGCAGCAAATGTCGATCGACTGCGTGGTGCCCATTCCTATGGCACCTTGGCGACGCCTGGTGCGGGGTACCAATCCCCCGGAGGTGATTGGCCGGCAAATCGCCGCAAAAATGGGCCGGAGCCACTTCCCTCACCTGCTACGGTGTCGCCGTAACTCTCTACCTCAGCACGGTTTATCGCGTCCAGGTAGATTTCGTAATGTTCGTGGTCAACTACACGTCGCCAGGGGCTATTCTTTAGAGTCGCCTCACATCCTGCTGGTGGACGACGTACTCACTACGGGAGCCACATGCAGCGAGGCGGCTCGCATCCTTAAGAAGCAAGGTGCCTCCCGGGTGACCGTCTTAGTCGTTGGACGAACTTCTGACGCTTAG
- a CDS encoding STAS domain-containing protein, whose product MFAIKCQGAVEVIVPNVPLTVEHAEELRETVGHCLSDGLPMVVLNLHDVPLFDSAGLEALLDCRDSICARGGRVKLAALTPLSQDILRVSGVLEAFELFPDDKAAVRSFIQ is encoded by the coding sequence ATGTTTGCCATCAAGTGTCAAGGTGCCGTGGAAGTGATTGTCCCGAACGTGCCTCTCACGGTCGAGCATGCAGAGGAACTGCGCGAAACGGTCGGGCACTGCCTTTCCGATGGACTTCCTATGGTCGTGCTCAACCTTCATGATGTTCCTCTATTCGACAGCGCCGGATTAGAGGCGCTGCTTGACTGTCGAGATAGCATTTGCGCTCGTGGCGGAAGGGTGAAACTTGCAGCACTGACCCCCTTAAGCCAGGACATTCTGCGAGTCAGCGGTGTTCTGGAAGCGTTTGAGTTGTTTCCCGACGACAAAGCCGCTGTGAGGAGCTTTATCCAATGA